The following are encoded in a window of Castanea sativa cultivar Marrone di Chiusa Pesio chromosome 9, ASM4071231v1 genomic DNA:
- the LOC142609116 gene encoding UDP-glycosyltransferase 71K1-like: protein MKKVELVFVPAPGFSHLVPTIEFAKRLIHQDERFSITILVMKHLLEPNSIAYLPSIAATEPCIKLIDLPQADPPSPELSKYPETYFCTSIDNYKPHVKRVVAELVDQSLSNSSSARIAGLVLDFFTAPMVEVGDEFGIPSYLFITASAAFLGLMLYLLSRHDDRVDAELEDSGSEWAMPSFVNPVPIQDLPTPLFTKEDGYAATMKLVERFKDVKGIIVNTFMEMESNALNSFLDGETPPAYPVGPVISLTSRAHLSPNGVHYKHIMTWLDDQPASSVVFLSFGSMGSLSEPQVREIAFGLQNGRFRFLWSLRVPQQKEKEKVSGPNDNRNIEDLLPKGFLERTSGHGIICEWIPQVEVLAHKAIGGFVSHCGWNAILESLWFGVPIVTWPLFAEQQLNAFKLVKELGLAVEMKLEYRNGGDHLVLEDEVEKAIRCVMEGNGDVRRRVREMGESSRKAVIDGGSSFMACLGVKKRRGSRVKGGRVIQLPCLEVF from the exons atgaaGAAAGTAGAGCTTGTGTTCGTCCCAGCACCAGGGTTCAGTCACCTTGTCCCAACTATTGAATTTGCCAAGCGCCTGATACACCAAGATGAACGATTCTCAATCACCATACTCGTCATGAAGCACCTCTTGGAGCCAAACTCAATCGCATATTTACCATCCATAGCGGCCACTGAGCCTTGTATCAAACTCATTGACCTACCCCAAGCTGACCCTCCTTCGCCCGAGCTTTCAAAATACCCAGAAACCTATTTTTGCACCTCTATAGATAATTACAAGCCCCATGTCAAACGTGTGGTTGCTGAACTTGTTGATCAGTCTCTATCTAACTCCAGCTCAGCCCGAATCGCCGGGTTAGTCCTTGATTTCTTCACTGCTCCAATGGTTGAAGTGGGCGATGAGTTTGGTATCCCTTCTTATTTGTTCATAACAGCTAGTGCGGCATTTCTTGGTCTTATGCTCTACCTTCTATCACGGCATGATGACCGAGTTGATGCCGAGTTGGAGGACTCCGGATCTGAGTGGGCTATGCCGAGTTTTGTCAACCCGGTTCCTATTCAG GACCTGCCTACACCATTGTTCACAAAGGAAGATGGGTATGCTGCTACTATGAAGCTTGTGGAAAGGTTTAAGGATGTAAAGGGCATTATAGTGAATACATTTATGGAGATGGAATCAAATGCTTTGAACTCCTTTTTGGATGGTGAAACTCCTCCAGCTTATCCCGTTGGACCAGTGATTAGCCTCACGAGTAGGGCCCACTTGAGCCCCAATGGGGTCCACTATAAGCATATAATGACATGGCTTGATGATCAACCTGCGTCATCGGTTGTGTTCCTCTCCTTTGGGAGCATGGGAAGCCTGAGTGAACCACAAGTAAGAGAGATAGCATTTGGGCTTCAAAATGGTAGGTTCAG GTTCCTATGGTCTTTACGTGTGCcacaacaaaaggaaaaggagaaagTGTCGGGACCCAATGACAATAGGAACATCGAGGATCTTTTGCCTAAAGGATTCCTTGAACGTACAAGTGGGCATGGAATTATATGTGAGTGGATTCCACAAGTAGAGGTTTTGGCACATAAGGCAATTGGAGGATTTGTATCACATTGTGGATGGAACGCAATCTTGGAGAGCTTGTGGTTTGGCGTACCAATTGTAACGTGGCCATTATTTGCTGAACAACAACTAAATGCATTCAAACTAGTAAAAGAGTTGGGATTAGCGGTGGAGATGAAATTGGAGTACAGAAATGGTGGTGATCATCTTGTTTTGGAGGATGAGGTAGAGAAAGCAATAAGATGTGTCATGGAAGGTAATGGTGATGTGAGGAGAAGGGTGAGAGAGATGGGAGAGAGTAGTAGGAAGGCTGTGATAGACGGTGGATCTTcatttatggcctgtttgggagttaaaaaaaggagggggagtagagtaaagggaGGGAGAGTGATTCAATTaccctgtttggaagttttttaa
- the LOC142609115 gene encoding uncharacterized protein LOC142609115 — MEVTNRTLLKIIKAKLNDAKGTWLEELPNVLWAYRTTTRTPTGETPFRLTYGTEAVIPVEVGTTSIRREMFHEESNDDQLHVNLDCLDEVREKASDKMTKYQQKMAEYYNKRVKLRRLDIGDLVLCKVTPATRDSTQGKLGPT; from the coding sequence ATGGAGGTGACAAATCGGACACTACTCAAGATTATCAAGGCCAAATTGAACGATGCAAAGGGCACCTGGTTGGAAGAATTACCCAACGTCTTGTGGGCTTATAGGACCACAACAAGAACcccaacaggagaaacccccttcagACTCACCTATGGCACCGAGGCAGTAATCCCGGTCGAGGTGGGAACAACCAGCATCAGGCGAGAGATGTTCCACGAGGAGAGTAATGACGACCAGCTACATGTCAACCTGGATTGTCTAGACGAAGTGAGAGAGAAAGCCTCCGATAAGATGACGAAGTACCAGCAAAAGATGGCCGAGTACTACAATAAGAGAGTGAAGCTCAGGCGACTTGACATAGGAGACCTCGTCCTATGCAAGGTTACCCCAGCAACCAGAGACTCTacccaaggaaagctcggccccaCATGA
- the LOC142608579 gene encoding phosphatidylinositol 4-kinase gamma 8-like yields the protein MRFFNMAIAIDQHHGFKPFSRSQICRLQSYTHLDHKILEQSNLPHTSMQAFEVDNIHRSLSTPCLSITTEVEEEFDKNPKIEIVGGQEDPRARALVLEVAIALASGVDPMPVSSGLGGAYFLCSRNNGDNIAVAKPIDEEPLALNNPKGFGGRMLGQPGLKRSVRIGETGIRELAAYLLDHNSFAGVPPTALVKISHVAFHVNNEATLLAEQYKVASLQRFVEHEYDAGELGSSGFSVASVHRIGIFDVRLMNLDRHAGNILVKKHKNDTNYAPGVAELVPIDHGLCLPEFLDDPYFEWLHWPQASVPFSKYEIEYISNLDPFKDAELLRTQLPSIRESSIRVLVLCTIFLKQAAASGLCLADIGAMMTRQFCGGEEKLSVLENLCTQAKSSLPSICYHDQEKEFEIFQLEDENEESLIEVLDLPQLLKSHPGVVDPLKMMPRFSTINDNFDDNDGIGAYDGSEDNNFCDNHKVAGHFMKSMSFSVTSYNFENGGISFEDMSEDEWELFLQIFEELLPKLFEGKDQCTNSKQRLGTSCKF from the coding sequence ATGAGATTCTTTAACATGGCCATAGCCATTGATCAACATCATGGATTCAAGCCTTTCAGCCGATCCCAAATATGCAGACTCCAATCCTACACTCACCTGGATCACAAAATTCTTGAACAATCTAATCTACCACACACCTCAATGCAAGCATTTGAAGTCGACAACATTCACAGAAGCTTATCCACCCCATGCCTATCCATAACCACAGAAGTGGAGGAAGAGTTtgataaaaatccaaaaattgagATTGTTGGGGGCCAAGAGGATCCAAGAGCACGTGCTTTAGTGCTTGAGGTTGCCATAGCTTTAGCCTCTGGTGTTGATCCAATGCCAGTGTCAAGTGGGTTAGGTGGTGCCTACTTCCTGTGTAGCCGAAATAATGGTGATAATATTGCTGTGGCAAAGCCAATAGATGAAGAACCTTTAGCCTTAAACAATCCAAAAGGCTTTGGGGGTCGAATGCTTGGCCAACCAGGATTGAAACGCTCAGTTAGAATAGGTGAAACTGGCATTCGTGAATTGGCTGCTTATCTTCTTGATCATAATAGCTTTGCTGGGGTTCCACCGACAGCTTTAGTGAAAATTTCCCATGTTGCATTTCATGTCAATAATGAAGCCACACTTTTAGCTGAACAATACAAAGTTGCTTCACTCCAACGCTTTGTGGAACATGAATATGATGCTGGAGAGTTGGGCTCTTCTGGTTTCTCAGTTGCATCAGTGCATAGGATTGGGATTTTTGATGTTAGACTCATGAATCTTGACAGGCATGCTGGGAATATACTTGTTAAGAAGCATAAGAATGATACTAATTATGCACCTGGGGTAGCTGAGCTTGTTCCAATTGACCATGGGCTCTGCCTTCCTGAGTTTCTTGATGATCCATATTTTGAGTGGCTGCATTGGCCTCAAGCCTCAGTTCCTTTTTCCAAGTATGAAATTGAGTACATTTCTAATCTTGATCCATTTAAAGATGCCGAACTTTTAAGGACTCAACTTCCATCTATAAGGGAGTCTTCTATCAGGGTACTTGTGTTATGCACTATTTTCTTGAAGCAAGCTGCGGCTTCTGGGCTTTGTCTTGCTGATATTGGTGCAATGATGACTCGGCAATTTTGTGGTGGGGAAGAAAAATTGAGCGTCTTAGAGAATCTCTGTACCCAAGCCAAGTCTAGCTTGCCTAGTATTTGTTATcatgatcaagaaaaagaaTTCGAAATATTTCAActtgaagatgaaaatgaagAGAGTTTAATTGAGGTCTTGGACCTTCCCCAACTCTTGAAGAGCCATCCTGGGGTAGTTGATCCACTTAAGATGATGCCAAGGTTTTCGACCATAAATGACAATTTTGATGATAATGATGGTATTGGAGCATATGATGGAAGTGAGGACAACAATTTCTGTGACAATCACAAGGTGGCGGGGCATTTTATGAAGAGCATGAGTTTTTCAGTAACAAgctataattttgaaaatgggGGCATTTCTTTTGAAGACATGAGTGAAGATGAGTGGGAATTGTTTTTGCAGATTTTTGAGGAGCTTTTGCCCAAGTTGTTTGAAGGTAAAGATCAGTGCACTAACTCGAAGCAAAGGTTGGGAACTTCTTGCAAATTTTGA